CATCCTCTTCGTAAAGTACATAAGCATATCGACTTTTCCTTTATTCTCGACTTAGTCCGTCCTTATTACTGCGAGGATAATGGACGTCCCTCGGCAGATCCCATCATGCTTTTCAAGATGCTATTGATCGGGTATCTTGACGGCATTCGCTCCGAACGGCGGTTGGAAAGAGAGGTTTTCTCTAATAATGCTTATCGATGGTTTCTGGGGCTTGGGCTCAAGGATCGCGTGCCGGATCATAGCACCCTCAGCTACTTTCGTGAACGTCTTCAAGAAGGCGATGTACTTCAACAAATCTTCGACCGGGTCGTTCTGCTTGCTATTCAACATCGTCTCGTTGCCGGTCGGGTACTCATCACCGACTCAACTCATCTCAAGGCCAATGCGAATAAACGAAAGTTTGTTCAAGAGGAAGTAACCAAGAGTACGAGGGCCTACATGGAAGAACTGGACGAAGCAATTCGTGCCGATCGCGAGGCTCATGGAAAAAAGCTTTAAAGCCACGAGAGGAGGTGGAAGAAACCAAACTAACGAAGGTAAGCACAACCGATCCGGAGAGCGGTTATATGGTGCGGGACGGTAAGCCGGAAGGCTTTTTCTATCTCGATCATCGGACCGTCGACCACAAATACAACATCATCATGGATGTCCACGTCACTGCCGGCAATGTTCACGATTCTGTCCCTTACATAGAGCGTTTGGAACATATCATCAAGAAGTTTAAATTCGAAAAAACACTGGAAGCCGTCGCACTGGATGCAGGTTACTTCACGTCGCACATTTGCAAAAAGCTTCAAGACAAGAAAATATACGCGGTCATCGGAGGTAGAGCCTTTACCCCAGTTAAAGGATTAATGGCTAAGTGGCGATTTAAGTATGATGCGGAGAACAATGTGTATATATGTCCACAAAAACACGAATTGAAATATACGACAACGGATCGCGAAGGCTACAGACAGTATAAGTCGGATCCGAATCATTGTGCGAACTGCCCCATGCTCAAAGAATGTACCCGGTCCCGGAATCACCAAAAAGTCATCACCAGGCATGTATGGCAGGATAGTAAAGAGTGGGTAAAACAAAACGGTAGAAGCAAGTCCGGCAAATATCTCTACCGCTTACGATACCAGACGATTGAGCGAAGCTTCGCGGATGCCAAAGAGCTCCATGGGCTTCGCTACTGCCGATTCCGCGGCCGAAACAAAGTGCAGCAGCAAGCATTACTGAC
The window above is part of the Paenibacillus hamazuiensis genome. Proteins encoded here:
- a CDS encoding IS1182 family transposase (programmed frameshift), yielding MLRSNPNVQNEYELVCIEELVHPDHPLRKVHKHIDFSFILDLVRPYYCEDNGRPSADPIMLFKMLLIGYLDGIRSERRLEREVFSNNAYRWFLGLGLKDRVPDHSTLSYFRERLQEGDVLQQIFDRVVLLAIQHRLVAGRVLITDSTHLKANANKRKFVQEEVTKSTRAYMEELDEAIRADREAHGKKPLKPREEVEETKLTKVSTTDPESGYMVRDGKPEGFFYLDHRTVDHKYNIIMDVHVTAGNVHDSVPYIERLEHIIKKFKFEKTLEAVALDAGYFTSHICKKLQDKKIYAVIGGRAFTPVKGLMAKWRFKYDAENNVYICPQKHELKYTTTDREGYRQYKSDPNHCANCPMLKECTRSRNHQKVITRHVWQDSKEWVKQNGRSKSGKYLYRLRYQTIERSFADAKELHGLRYCRFRGRNKVQQQALLTALCQNIKKIANILAKRAG